DNA from Fusarium musae strain F31 chromosome 7, whole genome shotgun sequence:
GTAGCCCGTCCCGGACTCGTGAAGCTTCTCGGGACACACCTACACTACTACGAAAGGCGTCTATGAACTCGCTGCGCTCCTCTAACGGTATCGGGCCAGGTTCGACCCCTTCGAGACGTTCCAGCGTGGTGCATCACATATCACCAACTCAGGCCAAGTCGCCTCTGTCATCTACTCCTCCTGTGCTGGAGAAACCCCGACCAACTGCGATTTCCATTGCACATGACAATCTCAGTGACGAGTTGCAGGCGCATCATGGCGCAACATCCACTCGCCCAACCCAGATGATCGTAGTGCTAAACGATGCCGTCTATGGACATCGCTTCTCCCGACCCCGAACTTCTCGTGCCGCTCTCAGTACTATCGTCGAACGCCCGGAACGAATAAAGGCAGCTGTGTTGGGTATATCTGCAGCGTATGTCCGCTTGGGTGGAAGACATTCTGAGGGTGAATATCCGCTTCATCCTAAAAGAGAGGCTGAGGATATTCATGGCATCCCATTCCGGATACAAAAGACAGAACGTAGACTTTCTCTTTTGTCACCAGCTGTAGTAAATGTGCATGGGACAAAATGGATGGAAGAACTCAAAATGATGTGCGATGCAGCCGAATCGAAGCTTGCAATGGGGGGCAAGGAGTTGCAGAGACCACAGATGAACAGAGGGGCTGAGAAAGCTGACAAGTTCCACGAAGGTGATCTCTACCTTTGCTCAGAGTCTTTGGACGCCATGGAGGGTGCTCTGGGGGCTGTCTGCGAAGCCATTGACACTGTTTTTGGTCCCGGACCTCAGCGGGCCTTTGTTGGCGTGCGACCTCCCGGCCACCATTGTTCCGCCTCCTATCCTTCAGGCTTCTGTTGGGTCAACAATGTTCATGTTGGTATCATGCATGCAGCTCTCAACCATGGGCTCACGCATGCTGCGatcattgactttgatcttcatcatggtgaTGGTTCTCAAGCCATTACATGGCAGCACAATTCTCGAGGAAACAATGCTGCTAAGAATGCGGCAGCATGGAAGAAGTCTTCGATTGGCTACTTCAGCTTGCACGACATCAACTCGTATCCGTGTGAAATGGGCGATGAAGAAAAGGTTAGAAGCGCCAGTATCTGTATCGACAACGCACACGGACAAACTGTTTGGAATGTCCATCTGGAGCCTTGGAAATCTGAGGAGGAGTTCTGGAAACTCTACGAGACCAGGTATATTGTGCTCTTGGACAAGGTAAGAAACTATCTCAAGAACCAGGCGGAGCGATTGAGAGAATTCAACTTGCCTCCGAAggctgccatcttcttctctgctggCTTTGATGCCAGTGAATGGGAGAGCGCAGGAATGCAGCGTCACAAGGTCAACGTGCCAACAGAATTCTATGCCCGTATTGCCCAGGATGTCGTCAAATTGGCCGCTGAAGAAGGGCTTCACGTTGATGGTCGAGTTATCAGCGTGCTAGAAGGCGGCTATAGCGATCGAGCTTTGTGCTCTGGTATTCTAAGCCATCTCAGTGGGCTCGCTGGAGATCAAACCTACGCTCAAGAGCCAGACAATGTTGGCCGTCTTGGTGTCGAAATGGGACAGAAGATTGGATCCCTTTCAGGGGAAATGTCATACAGTTTCGAGCAAAAGCCGTCATTGGACTCTGTTCATGCTTACGACCCATCATGGTGGTCGCCATCCCATTTggatgagctcgaggctTTGATGGAGGTTCCAAATGGTCCAGCCAAGAAGCCGCAGAGCGCTACTCTCCCAACCTACTTCTCACCAACACAGGCATCCACGGCTAAGGTCTCAGATCCCATCAAGATGCGACGTAGTTTGTCCAACTTGGGTGCATCTATGACCAGGCCTCCGTCACCACCTCCGCCAGAAGTTCCTTGGGCCATTGCAGTCCATGAGCTCAGCAAGCTCCTGATCCCCTCTAGTCGTCAAACCGATAGCTGCAAGCCTGAGGAACTGAACGCAGAGGCAAGCAAGGCGAGACGAGATCGCCAATCAATAATCATGGGCATTGACCCAAACCCTCCTgctacttcttcttcgcgcCCAACCTCGCGCATGTCTCTGCGTGAGAGGAGAGCCAAGGCAGCACCTACTCCCGAGTCAACCTCTGAAAAGGCAACCACAAGCCGCAGAAGAACAATGGGCGCTGCCCCCATCTCTTCGGACAAGGTTAGTCATAACTTATCATGTGATGAAGCAAAGCTAACTCCTGCGAAGGCGGTTGCGCGCGGTGTCCCCTCGAGGACAAACAGTGGTGAGCCGGCAGTGAGGAGGACCAGTCGTCGTCTTAGTGAGATCCCGGCATCCCTCACAACAAGAGATGTATCACCAGGTGAAGCAGATCGGCCTGAGGTAGCAGAACACGCTCGTACAGTCCCCAACTCGCCCATGGCTACGAAATCAGTTGCCAACACCAATCCTCCGGTCAAGAAGGCAAGAACTTCTACTGCCCCTCGCAAGGAGCCTGCGCCAAGAGCGCCTCGGGGTACCAAGAAAGCTACTACTACCGCTGGCCCTTCGCGACCTGCCACAGCTACACAGAAAGCCAAGTCGCCAGTCAAGGCTTCGAAGAAGGACGGTGCATCTAGCGCGGGTGGCGATGATATTGACAGCCTCACCTCTGGTATGAAGAAGATTCGTATCAACCTGATCACTCAGTCTCAgaaggaagccaaagagCGAGCTCgccttgaagctgagaaagCCAAGGGCAAAGAATCTTCTATCACATACAAGCCTGCCACGACATCTTCCAGTACTGAGCATCCATCATCAGTCACTGACCATAGCCAGACCCCTGTCAGTGCTTCCGTCGAGGCGCATGATATCTCTCCTACTCAACCTGCACCGGGTAATGCCCGCATCCCTTCACCACCTACCACTGCCTCTTCGAGAAGAATCATGTCTCCCTCACAAGAACAATACGCTTTCGAATCCACTGCGCAAGTCACTCAGCTGATGTCTCCTCCTCTGAGTTCTCCTGCCATCCCCTCTGTTTCCGTACACCCTAGCACGGATGCAGATGATATCTTTGTTCCCTACCAACCCGAAGGCCCTGCGCCTGAGTCCGTTGCTCAGAGCGAGCCTTTGAAGTGGCTTCCACCTAATGTACCAACTCCATCTGAGCAAACGCCTGCCGCGACACCTAGCCcggccaagaagagcaatctTTTCCAATACACTTCCGGTGGTATTCCATTTGCCCCTCGCCCGGGACAGGGACCAAGTGAGCTCAAGCACGCGGAGCAGGGTGTTAAGCCAGAGCCGAAGTCGCCGAAGTCGCCGAATTCTATCGAGGAGATTCCCGAGACGCCTCAGCATTAAAGACGTTTGCTAGTTCTCTTGGACATTTGCTCTTCTGATGTATGGCGAATGGCTGTCAGATCTTTCATATCGCTGCTTTGGAGAGTAGGATGCAGGTGGGAGATGATACCCCAAATTTTGTTGCCAtggtgtttctttttctatcaGAGCTTTGCAACACATCCTTGTCATGTATGGATGTAGTCTTCTTCGCGATACCCtattcctcttccttctggaTCAGACCTCTTGTTGTCTTGCTCTATAGTTCTAGTCCTGTTTAATCTATGACGTTATGGGTTTCTATTCTAAACCAATAGCCCTACCATATGTATTTTTTATGGGAAATTCTCACGGAACACGCTCAGAGGAACACTGACTTCCTCTACAGTAGCTCTTTTCGTCCCATCCACGCCAGAGTTAGGTGTTCTCTTGAGACACCAAACCTCCTTGATGCCCAGACTCTCGAGATAAGTGACTGTTCGGGCATAGTTGGTGGCAACCTGTGCAATACCATGACTGTCATCGCAAAAAGTGAACTTGCCTCCCAATTTAATCCATTCCTATGAATAGTCAGCATTTACTCGGGTATATCCCACATGAATGAGATAGATGGTCTCAACTGACCTCGGCAATTATCCTACCAGGATAAGGTTCAGCAAGTCCCTTTCTCAATCCCGCGCTGTTAACCTCAAGCCATCCATCCTGTTCCCTCACAAGAGCCAGATTTCGCAGGATGCGTTCCCAAACGCCCTTCCACTGCCGAACATCCCGGGCTGGATCCTCGCTCATCAACCGCACGAGATCAAAGTGTCCTACGACGCGCGGTCGCAGCTCCTTGAGCATGTCGTACTGAAGATCGTAGTAATCTTCATAGAGCGACTCTTCAGTCTTGCGACTGCTTGCTTCACGAGCTGTGGCAAACATCTCCTTGTTGTAGTCAATGGGAGTGCTGTGAACGTAATGCACTGAGCCGATGAAGTAATCAATGATGGGATGCTCAGCGAGTTTGCGAACGTGAGCTGCGCAGTTTGGACGGATAAACTCAGCCTCGAAGCCAATGAGGATATGAATCTGTGAGGCATACTCGCGCTGAAGACGCTGAGCTTCTGCAAGGTATGCTTCATGACGAGGAGGGAGAGCTTCTAGAGCAGCTTGAGGGTTATCGAGCTGTGGTATGTTAGACAGTGTATGACTGATAAGCTAGATGATGACACGAACCTCTTCGGGGTAGAGATCACGTAGATCGTAGCGAGGCATGTGCTCTGTGAATCCAATGGTCTTGTAGCCAACAGAAATAGCATGTTTGACGATATCTTCGAGTTGGTCTTTGGCATGGCCAGGGCAGAACTCGCCAGAATGTGAATGTAATGTAAACGCCATGATATGTCGAGTTACGTATTAGACTGCGATGTGAAGATGGATAGAAAGATAGATGGGAGAAAAGATAAGAATAACCACGAATCTCAGGAGACCAATTCTTTTTAAACTGAGATTAGCATCGTCTAGGAGTTACCATGTAAAACGAGTGGGTGGTTTGGCTGAGTTTTTAAAGACTCATCAATTTCAAGACTCTTCAAACTTGCTTTGATAATTAAATTCATGGCTGAGAAGCTGGGCAGGGCAGAGTCTCCACAATCCAGTTTCTGGTTACTCAAATAGGCTTATTTTTCAACCACATGCACGAATACTCCATCACTACTTGCCAAGATGTTTCCGAGCCTTGCAAGACCTCGTATATTCACAGCATGACAAGTTCATGTACAGTTGTACCATAATAGATATACCGACAAGTTCGCAATTACCAACCAATCGCTTCCTTCCAACGCCATGCATTCCCAAATCCACTAACAAAACCCAACTTCCAACTTTGTATAATATAATTCAAGATCCATGCCGAGGCTATCACTTTCACGACTTTTCATATGTCGCAACATCCCCGTAAGAGTATATCCCAGGCGCCATACTAATGTATCGCCCAGGAACCATTCCCCCGCTCTTATCAGCACTTGTTTGCGAGACCATTGGTGGTCTCGCTGCTTTTCCTTCGTCCTGCACGATCCCGATACCGTAGCTTCGGGTTCCCGCGGCCCCCTTACTCCATCCAAGATGAAACGTCCTTCGACGAAGGCATCGCGCTAAatcgtcatcttccatcCATTCTGCTCCGTCTGGTAAGCGCCACCACAATGTTGAGTCTGCAAGAAGACTTGCTTGAGCGGCAATACTACCGGGGCTCTTGCTCAGAGTCCCCCGAGATGCCGTCCGTAGCGAAAGGAGTCCGAATGCGAGCGTAAAGCCTAGTAACCCGATGAGGACAAAGCTTTGCACGCTACTTTGCATCAGACGCGGCAGAACATAGTCAACCGAGGCTGGAATATCGGTTGGAGAACCATCACGAGCACGGAGCTTAGATGACGAGGGCCGTCGTATCAAGTCACTATTGATTGCCTGCGCAGCAAGGATTCCATGCAGTTGACGAATCGCTTGAGAAACTGAATTCTGTCTCTCGGGCATCGCAATACGCTCCAAAGTTGTCTGCAACCTCGAGAGCACCAAGGTACGAAAGAATGCATCGAGTCCGTTCAAGGTTCTGTTATCAGCACCAACGTTATCGAGTGCTTCATAAACACTCGTGATATCCGCCGTCACATCCGAAGGCGTCTCACTCGATGCATTCACAATGGGAATAGCATTCGTGTTGATTGACAGGTCCTCAGTGCGGAATGTTGTCAAGACATCAACGTCGACAACCGATGAATTGCACATCATGACGGAAATCATACCGTCATCTGAACAGCTACCCCAAATATACTTGAGGGAGTATTTGGAAGAGAGTTGCGAGCATGAAGACGCAACAAGTGCAGTTCGAGATTGATCAGATCCGCAGATGGGCTG
Protein-coding regions in this window:
- a CDS encoding hypothetical protein (EggNog:ENOG41~BUSCO:EOG09263UCR) → MAFTLHSHSGEFCPGHAKDQLEDIVKHAISVGYKTIGFTEHMPRYDLRDLYPEELDNPQAALEALPPRHEAYLAEAQRLQREYASQIHILIGFEAEFIRPNCAAHVRKLAEHPIIDYFIGSVHYVHSTPIDYNKEMFATAREASSRKTEESLYEDYYDLQYDMLKELRPRVVGHFDLVRLMSEDPARDVRQWKGVWERILRNLALVREQDGWLEVNSAGLRKGLAEPYPGRIIAEEWIKLGGKFTFCDDSHGIAQVATNYARTVTYLESLGIKEVWCLKRTPNSGVDGTKRATVEEVSVPLSVFRENFP